A stretch of Aureispira sp. CCB-E DNA encodes these proteins:
- a CDS encoding STM4014 family protein, translating to MQFTLIGNPENRRCQYFLEAVKSQGFTAPFVVSYLDVLQQKVDLHPILAQTNYLRIESPGENWAVHCAFLKLGAHHPDLRNADSIDLESVDQLPFEKGRIQFLKQHHLGFVTFLNQLQQKIDLYPTVQLINSIEGIQLMFDKTSCHQHFVEHNITVAPALYHIKNYDDLLTQMRQQQWRSVFIKPIHGSSASGVIAFRIKGSKVQAITSVELVQNATSAKLFNSLKIRTYNNSKEIAYLVNTLAKEGILVEQWIPKASVEGGTFDLRMVVIGGKTKQVVVRQSQSPMTNLHLGNQRGSIQEVKRIIGFDKWQQMSHLAEKAVATLPNTTYAGMDVMISNTLKKSYILEANAFGDLLPNVLINNMDTYTSTINYIKEKEYA from the coding sequence ATGCAATTTACGCTAATCGGGAATCCTGAAAATAGACGTTGTCAATACTTCTTAGAGGCAGTAAAATCCCAAGGTTTTACTGCCCCTTTTGTTGTCTCTTATTTAGATGTTTTACAACAAAAGGTAGATTTACATCCTATACTCGCTCAGACCAACTATTTGAGAATTGAATCCCCTGGTGAAAATTGGGCGGTTCACTGTGCTTTTTTAAAGCTAGGTGCCCATCATCCTGATTTAAGAAATGCCGATTCTATTGATTTGGAATCTGTTGATCAATTGCCTTTTGAAAAAGGACGCATACAGTTTTTGAAACAACACCATCTTGGTTTTGTCACTTTTCTAAATCAATTGCAACAAAAAATTGATCTATATCCTACGGTTCAATTAATTAACAGCATTGAAGGCATTCAACTGATGTTTGATAAAACAAGTTGTCACCAACATTTTGTAGAACATAACATTACTGTTGCGCCAGCTTTATACCATATTAAAAATTATGATGATTTGCTTACTCAAATGCGACAACAACAATGGAGAAGCGTGTTTATCAAACCGATTCATGGTTCTTCTGCATCAGGAGTCATTGCCTTTAGAATTAAAGGAAGTAAAGTACAAGCAATCACTTCTGTAGAGCTGGTTCAAAATGCCACTTCTGCCAAATTATTTAATTCACTAAAAATTCGCACCTACAACAACTCTAAAGAAATTGCCTATTTGGTCAATACTTTAGCCAAAGAAGGGATACTCGTTGAACAATGGATTCCCAAAGCATCTGTAGAAGGAGGCACCTTTGATTTAAGAATGGTTGTTATCGGTGGGAAAACCAAACAAGTAGTAGTGCGACAAAGTCAATCTCCTATGACCAATTTACATTTGGGCAATCAGAGAGGCAGCATTCAAGAAGTCAAGCGCATTATTGGCTTCGATAAATGGCAACAAATGAGCCATTTAGCAGAGAAAGCGGTTGCTACTTTACCCAACACAACTTATGCAGGAATGGATGTCATGATTTCTAATACCTTAAAAAAAAGTTATATCTTAGAAGCCAATGCATTTGGAGATTTATTACCCAATGTATTGATCAACAATATGGATACCTACACAAGTACTATAAACTATATAAAAGAAAAAGAGTATGCTTGA